A segment of the Chitinophagales bacterium genome:
AAAGCCGGCAGTTGATCAATATTTTCTTTGGCATGACCGAGAAAAAGAAAAATCCCTGGGAAGGTGCTCGCCAAGTAAACACCCTAGCCATGCTCGGTGCCGGATTTATGGGCGAAGGCATTGCCGAAGTCAGTGCCAACAAAGACATCAAAGTGCTGCTCAAGGATCTGAAAATGGAAGGCATTGCCACTGCCAAAGCCAATATCTGGAAAAGCATGGAGCAAAAAGTCCGCAAAAAAATAATGAGCAAACCCGAGGCCGATGCTGTTGTCGATCGCATTCACGGCCAAACGGATTATTCCAACTTCGAGCGTGCCGATATTGTAATTGAGGCGGTATTCGAAGACATCAACCTGAAAAGAAAAATCCTGGCAGAAACGGAATCCGCTACCCGTGAAGATTGCATTTTTGCTTCCAACACCTCTGCCCTGCCCATTGCCTCCATTGCCAAAGAGGCCAAAAGACCGGAACTGGTCGTGGGCATGCACTACTTCTCCCCTGTTCCCAAAATGCCTTTGCTGGAAATCATCCGCTACGAAAAAACGGCAGACTGGGTAGTGGCCACCGCCTACGAACTGGGCAAACGCCAGGGCAAAACCTGCATAGTGGTCAATGACGGCCCCGGGTTTTACACCACACGCATATTGGCCACCATGTTCAATGAATGCCTGCTGGTGCTGGAAGAAGGAGCCGATGCCCTGTTTGTGGACCGCGCGCTGAAGAAATTCGGCTACCCGGTGGGGCCGGTCACATTGATCGATGAAGTGGGCATAGATGTGGGCGCCAAAATCATGAAGGGCGAATTGATCGAGCATTACAAACAGCGCCCCGGAGCCAAAACCAGTGATGTACTGATCAAAATGAACGATGCCGGATATTCAGGCCGCAAAAACAAAAAAGGCTTTTACCAGTACGATGAAAATGGCAAAAAGAAAAGCGGGGAAATCAACCCCGAGATGTACCAGTTCTTTGGCGGCACAGAGCGCAAAAAATTCGATGAAACAGAAGTACAACTGCGCCTCGGCTTTGCTATGGTTAATGAGGCATTGATCTGTCTGGAAGAAGGCATTATCAGCTCTCCTTTGGATGGCGATATCGGAGCGGTCTTTGGCCTGGGCTTCCCGCCTTTCCGTGGCGGCCCCTTCCGCTATGTGGATGCATTGAACCCCAGAAAAGCAGTGGAAATTCTAAACGACCTAAAAAGCAAATATGGCGAACGCTTTAAGCCAGCCGATGTACTGGCAAAAAAAGCTGCTGCGGGTAAGTTGTTTTATGGGGAATAGAATCTTGGATTTTTCCCACTCAGCCCCTGAAATAATCAAATAACCAAATAAAAAAATGCCCAAATAAACCAGGGCGTGCCCCTTCGGGTCGGGCTATCCGCTACAAGTCCTCGCTCGTACCTCGCTGTGGGCTTTTCGCTACTATCCCTCACGCGGGTTGGCGTTTTTGAATGATATTTACGGAAACAAGGTCATTAAGCTTGCCTGCTGCAAAGGCAGATGATCATGAGAAATCGGGTTGTATCAAAATAAACTGCTAAACCTTCAAGGTTTTGGAAACCTTGAAGGTTTTCTCATCATTTTTGTGGTTTGCTCTTGGTTTTATTCTGCATTATCTGACAACTAAAAGAATAATTTTCATATATTTACTTCATCCCTGTAAAGTGATAGATACTTCCCCTTTTTACTAAAATTTGAAGTTGATTTTCAATTAACAGATGCTTTAGAAAAAGAAAACCCCACCGAAGCGGGGTTAAAGGTTAAAACCTACGGCATATAGCCTTATTGTGATAAGATTGTAAAGTGAAAATACTAAATAAAAAATTATGAGCAAAATTCTTGGATTAGACTTGGGAACAAACAGTATTGGATGGGCTGTGGTGGAACGTGAAGATGGTGAACTTAATCTTGCGAAAGAAAATGGACAACCTACAAAAGGAGTAATCATTTTTCCAGAAGGTGTAAATATTGAAGCCAAAACCGGAAGTATGAAATCCCGCGCTTCAGAGCGTACTGGTTTTAGAAGTGCTAGAAGATTAAAGTTTAGGAGAAAACTCAGGAAATATGAAACTCTTTTAGTGCTTGTAAAAAATGGAATGTGCCCCCTATCAATTGATGATGTAGAATTATGGAAAAGCTCTGGTTTCAAGAAGTATCCTGAAAATGAAGACTTTCTAAATTGGCTTAAAACAGATGATAAGATCAATAAAAATCCATATCAATTTAGAGACAAGTTTTCACGGAATAAATATGATTGGGAAAACAAGCAAACACTTAAACATGAGTTAGGCAGAGCAATTTACCACATGGCTCAGCGCAGAGGATTCAAAAGCAATCGATTAGAGCAATCAGATGAAAATGCTATCTCAGATTTCAAAGATCAGTTTCAACTTATCATTGATGAATCCACTAATACTTCTGAGTTACACATTGAAATAGAAAAGTTTTTGGAAGGTTATGAATTAAATGGAAAGAAAAACGATGATTTAGATAACACGCAACAAAAAATAAAAAGCATTCTAAATTATGCTAAAAAAGTAGTTGCCAATAAAGTAAAAGGAAAGGATTACAATGATTTCAATTCCATTAAAATTGAAATTGACAGATATATCAACAGACCTGAAAATCTTGGAGCTGTAAAAAAAGGTATAAAAGAACTGAGCGAAAAAATCAAAGAAGCCAAATGTGATACTTTAGGTCAATATTTTTGGTATTTATATCAAGGAAATAGAAATGACATAAAGAATAAAATCAGAACGCTATACACTGATAGGGAAAATCATTATGAGGAAGAATTCAATAGAATTTGTGAAACGCAAAGCATACCTAAGAATCTAAAAATAGCCTTATACAAAGCTTTATTTTTTCAGCGCCCACTAAAATCCCAAAAAGGCTTAGTAGGCAAGTGTACTTTTGAAAACAATAAACCAAGATGTCCAATTTCAAGACCGGAATTTGAAGAATTCAGAATGTGGTCATTCATCAACAATATTAAAATCAAAACTGCCGAAGATGAAAGTTTAAGAAGGCTAAATGAAGATGAAATTGAAAAGATTATTCCAAGGTTTTACTTGCAAAGAAGCACTTTTAAGATGCAAGACCTTGCAAATGAACTTTTCCCAAAAGGAGTTACTCCGCTATACTACAAAGACAGCGAGGCAAAAGGGTTTCCTTACGTGATAAACTACAAACTAAACACTACAATATCAGGCAGCCCTGTATCAGCAGCTTTCAAGAAAATTTTAGGTGAAGATTGGAAAACCAAAACATACACTTATCAGACCCTTGATGATAAAGGGAACACCGTAACAAGAAATGTGGACTACAAAGATTTATGGCACATTTTGTTCACATATGAAGATGAAAAAAAGCTAAAAGACTTTGCTATCAATAATATAGGGCTTAGTAAAATAGAAGCGCAAAAGTTTTGCAAAATACCATTGTCACAAGGATATGCCAGCTTAAGCCTCAAAGCAATCAGCAATATACTTCCTTGGCTGAAAAAAGGACTTAAATATTCCCATGCTGTTTTTATGGCCAATTTGGGAAAAGTAATCAAAGAAAAGTACTGGAAAGATGCGGAAAGCAGATCTGCTATAGAAGCAGGCATAGGGTCAGTACTGGACAACCACAATTTAGAAGTAAAAAAACAATTGGCTGTCAATTCACTAATCAAAACCTACAAAACACCTGAAACTAAAGCAGAGATTTCAGATGAAGCTGAAGAATATTTCAGAAAAGATTTAGAAGAAAAACTCAGTTCAATTTTTGGTAAAAAATTCTGGGCTGAAAGAGAAAACAAAGATGAATTACTGAACGATGCTTTTGAACAACTGAAAAAGCAAATGAAAAAAATCAACTCAAA
Coding sequences within it:
- a CDS encoding 3-hydroxyacyl-CoA dehydrogenase NAD-binding domain-containing protein, whose translation is MERQDFVSIDIADNGVATVWLDQKDEKVNKISPEVIELFDGIISDLKNDAKVKAIVLISKKKDFIAGADIDAFKQVKKPGDFEPITRQGHRILQEMEDSKKPIVAAIHGSCLGAGLEITLACTARMASDDKSTKMALPEVQLGLLPGGGGTQRLPRLVGIQKALDMMLTGKNIFAKPAKRMGLVDRLIHKEALHRAACEFALELCKKPIKRKDSRKLPEKLLESNPITRNIIYKKAGEMVMKQTQGNYPAPFKILECVKTGMEKGRKAGFDAEAKLFEELILTPESRQLINIFFGMTEKKKNPWEGARQVNTLAMLGAGFMGEGIAEVSANKDIKVLLKDLKMEGIATAKANIWKSMEQKVRKKIMSKPEADAVVDRIHGQTDYSNFERADIVIEAVFEDINLKRKILAETESATREDCIFASNTSALPIASIAKEAKRPELVVGMHYFSPVPKMPLLEIIRYEKTADWVVATAYELGKRQGKTCIVVNDGPGFYTTRILATMFNECLLVLEEGADALFVDRALKKFGYPVGPVTLIDEVGIDVGAKIMKGELIEHYKQRPGAKTSDVLIKMNDAGYSGRKNKKGFYQYDENGKKKSGEINPEMYQFFGGTERKKFDETEVQLRLGFAMVNEALICLEEGIISSPLDGDIGAVFGLGFPPFRGGPFRYVDALNPRKAVEILNDLKSKYGERFKPADVLAKKAAAGKLFYGE